A window of Calonectris borealis chromosome 3, bCalBor7.hap1.2, whole genome shotgun sequence contains these coding sequences:
- the SDE2 gene encoding splicing regulator SDE2 isoform X2, producing MALLVRDPLASRARPLPLPPGGGSVRGLLRDRARALNIPEESLYVKCNGRLVNDEDVLQNGAVYSLEPRLCGGKGGFGSMLRALGAQIEKTTNREACRDLSGRRLRDVNHEKAMAEWVKQQAEREAEKEQRRLERLQRKLAEPKHFFTNPDYQQQCHDMAERLEDSVLKGLQATSSKIVSPESGDSRKRPGESGKNGTKSRKRRCFWLGLEGLDDHDSSDCEDDSEDDSPQASDGSCPSGSRYNENAGNSNECSSSSLDSVEDSPATSATEKPLEQPEGTGRDLQGGTHTGGQTEIPAEENSKMTKASSFEAQEKNEETQALKEEEQEDVSSKAQETKQLQSTEAEPIDLLAFSSAAELEALGLDKLKMELMSLGLKCGGTLKERAARLFSVRGLSRDQIDPALFAKPSKGKKK from the exons ATGGCGCTGCTGGTGCGGGATCCCTTGGCCTCACGGGCGCGGCCCTTGCCGCTGCCCCCCGGCGGCGGGTCGGTGCGGGGCCTCCTCCGCGATCGCGCTCGGGCGCTG aaTATTCCTGAAGAAAGCTTGTATGTGAAATGTAACGGGCGACTGGTTAATGATGAAGATGTACTGCAGAATGGAGCCGTTTATAGTCTGGAGCCAAGACTTTGTGGTGGAAAAGGAG GGTTTGGATCTATGCTGCGAGCACTTGGTGCTCAGATTGAAAAGACAACAAATAGAGAGGCTTGCCGAGATCTCAGTGGAAGGAGACTTCGAGATGTCAATCACGAAAAAGC GATGGCTGAATGGGTGAAGCAGCAAGCAGAACGGgaagcagaaaaagagcaaaggcgCTTGGAAAGGCTGCAGCGGAAACTTGCGGAGCCAAAGCACTTTTTCACAAATCCTGACTACCAGCAGCAGTGTCATGACATGGCTGAGCGACTAGAAGACTCAGTCCTTAAAG GATTGCAGGCCACTTCAAGCAAAATAGTGTCACCAGAAAGTGGCGACAGTCGGAAGCGTCCGGGTGAATCTGGAAAGAATGGAACAAAATCTCGAAAAAGAAGATGTTTTTG GCTGGGATTGGAAGGATTGGATGATCACGACAGTTCGGATTGTGAGGATGACAGTGAAGATGACTCCCCTCAAGCATCTGACGGAAGTTGTCCATCAGGCAGCAGATATAATGAAAATGCTGGAAACTCGAATGAATGTTCAAGCAGCTCTCTGGATTCGGTAGAGGATAGTCCAGCTACCAGTGCAACTGAGAAACCCCTGGAGCAGCCAGAAGGTACTGGAAGAGATCTGCAAGGAGGGACACACACAGGTGGGCAAACTGAAATTCCAgctgaagaaaacagtaaaatgacAAAGGCCTCTTCCTTTGAGGCccaagaaaagaatgaagaaacCCAAGCTCTGAAAGAAGAGGAGCAAGAAGATGTTTCTTCCAAGGCACAGGAAACGAAGCAGTTACAAAGCACA GAGGCGGAACCAATAGACCTACTGGcattcagctctgctgctgaactGGAAGCCCTGGGTTTAGATAAACTGAAGATGGAATTGATGTCTTTAGGACTGAAATGTGGAGGCACTTTAAAGGAAAGGGCAGCAAGGCTTTTTTCAGTGAGAGGTCTGTCGAGAGACCAGATCGATCCTGCCTTATTTGCAAAGCcctctaaagggaaaaaaaagtga
- the SDE2 gene encoding splicing regulator SDE2 isoform X1, which translates to MALLVRDPLASRARPLPLPPGGGSVRGLLRDRARALNIPEESLYVKCNGRLVNDEDVLQNGAVYSLEPRLCGGKGGFGSMLRALGAQIEKTTNREACRDLSGRRLRDVNHEKASVICRMAEWVKQQAEREAEKEQRRLERLQRKLAEPKHFFTNPDYQQQCHDMAERLEDSVLKGLQATSSKIVSPESGDSRKRPGESGKNGTKSRKRRCFWLGLEGLDDHDSSDCEDDSEDDSPQASDGSCPSGSRYNENAGNSNECSSSSLDSVEDSPATSATEKPLEQPEGTGRDLQGGTHTGGQTEIPAEENSKMTKASSFEAQEKNEETQALKEEEQEDVSSKAQETKQLQSTEAEPIDLLAFSSAAELEALGLDKLKMELMSLGLKCGGTLKERAARLFSVRGLSRDQIDPALFAKPSKGKKK; encoded by the exons ATGGCGCTGCTGGTGCGGGATCCCTTGGCCTCACGGGCGCGGCCCTTGCCGCTGCCCCCCGGCGGCGGGTCGGTGCGGGGCCTCCTCCGCGATCGCGCTCGGGCGCTG aaTATTCCTGAAGAAAGCTTGTATGTGAAATGTAACGGGCGACTGGTTAATGATGAAGATGTACTGCAGAATGGAGCCGTTTATAGTCTGGAGCCAAGACTTTGTGGTGGAAAAGGAG GGTTTGGATCTATGCTGCGAGCACTTGGTGCTCAGATTGAAAAGACAACAAATAGAGAGGCTTGCCGAGATCTCAGTGGAAGGAGACTTCGAGATGTCAATCACGAAAAAGC TTCTGTCATCTGCAGGATGGCTGAATGGGTGAAGCAGCAAGCAGAACGGgaagcagaaaaagagcaaaggcgCTTGGAAAGGCTGCAGCGGAAACTTGCGGAGCCAAAGCACTTTTTCACAAATCCTGACTACCAGCAGCAGTGTCATGACATGGCTGAGCGACTAGAAGACTCAGTCCTTAAAG GATTGCAGGCCACTTCAAGCAAAATAGTGTCACCAGAAAGTGGCGACAGTCGGAAGCGTCCGGGTGAATCTGGAAAGAATGGAACAAAATCTCGAAAAAGAAGATGTTTTTG GCTGGGATTGGAAGGATTGGATGATCACGACAGTTCGGATTGTGAGGATGACAGTGAAGATGACTCCCCTCAAGCATCTGACGGAAGTTGTCCATCAGGCAGCAGATATAATGAAAATGCTGGAAACTCGAATGAATGTTCAAGCAGCTCTCTGGATTCGGTAGAGGATAGTCCAGCTACCAGTGCAACTGAGAAACCCCTGGAGCAGCCAGAAGGTACTGGAAGAGATCTGCAAGGAGGGACACACACAGGTGGGCAAACTGAAATTCCAgctgaagaaaacagtaaaatgacAAAGGCCTCTTCCTTTGAGGCccaagaaaagaatgaagaaacCCAAGCTCTGAAAGAAGAGGAGCAAGAAGATGTTTCTTCCAAGGCACAGGAAACGAAGCAGTTACAAAGCACA GAGGCGGAACCAATAGACCTACTGGcattcagctctgctgctgaactGGAAGCCCTGGGTTTAGATAAACTGAAGATGGAATTGATGTCTTTAGGACTGAAATGTGGAGGCACTTTAAAGGAAAGGGCAGCAAGGCTTTTTTCAGTGAGAGGTCTGTCGAGAGACCAGATCGATCCTGCCTTATTTGCAAAGCcctctaaagggaaaaaaaagtga
- the SDE2 gene encoding splicing regulator SDE2 isoform X3, with amino-acid sequence MALLVRDPLASRARPLPLPPGGGSVRGLLRDRARALNIPEESLYVKCNGRLVNDEDVLQNGAVYSLEPRLCGGKGGFGSMLRALGAQIEKTTNREACRDLSGRRLRDVNHEKASVICRMAEWVKQQAEREAEKEQRRLERLQRKLAEPKHFFTNPDYQQQCHDMAERLEDSVLKGLQATSSKIVSPESGDSRKRPGESGKNGTKSRKRRCFWLGLEGLDDHDSSDCEDDSEDDSPQASDGSCPSGSRYNENAGNSNECSSSSLDSVEDSPATSATEKPLEQPEGTGRDLQGGTHTGGQTEIPAEENSKMTKASSFEAQEKNEETQALKEEEQEDVSSKAQETKQLQSTEDGWDSSAEEASDQSSSQERM; translated from the exons ATGGCGCTGCTGGTGCGGGATCCCTTGGCCTCACGGGCGCGGCCCTTGCCGCTGCCCCCCGGCGGCGGGTCGGTGCGGGGCCTCCTCCGCGATCGCGCTCGGGCGCTG aaTATTCCTGAAGAAAGCTTGTATGTGAAATGTAACGGGCGACTGGTTAATGATGAAGATGTACTGCAGAATGGAGCCGTTTATAGTCTGGAGCCAAGACTTTGTGGTGGAAAAGGAG GGTTTGGATCTATGCTGCGAGCACTTGGTGCTCAGATTGAAAAGACAACAAATAGAGAGGCTTGCCGAGATCTCAGTGGAAGGAGACTTCGAGATGTCAATCACGAAAAAGC TTCTGTCATCTGCAGGATGGCTGAATGGGTGAAGCAGCAAGCAGAACGGgaagcagaaaaagagcaaaggcgCTTGGAAAGGCTGCAGCGGAAACTTGCGGAGCCAAAGCACTTTTTCACAAATCCTGACTACCAGCAGCAGTGTCATGACATGGCTGAGCGACTAGAAGACTCAGTCCTTAAAG GATTGCAGGCCACTTCAAGCAAAATAGTGTCACCAGAAAGTGGCGACAGTCGGAAGCGTCCGGGTGAATCTGGAAAGAATGGAACAAAATCTCGAAAAAGAAGATGTTTTTG GCTGGGATTGGAAGGATTGGATGATCACGACAGTTCGGATTGTGAGGATGACAGTGAAGATGACTCCCCTCAAGCATCTGACGGAAGTTGTCCATCAGGCAGCAGATATAATGAAAATGCTGGAAACTCGAATGAATGTTCAAGCAGCTCTCTGGATTCGGTAGAGGATAGTCCAGCTACCAGTGCAACTGAGAAACCCCTGGAGCAGCCAGAAGGTACTGGAAGAGATCTGCAAGGAGGGACACACACAGGTGGGCAAACTGAAATTCCAgctgaagaaaacagtaaaatgacAAAGGCCTCTTCCTTTGAGGCccaagaaaagaatgaagaaacCCAAGCTCTGAAAGAAGAGGAGCAAGAAGATGTTTCTTCCAAGGCACAGGAAACGAAGCAGTTACAAAGCACA GAGGATGGCTGGGATTCTTCTGCTGAAGAGGCTTCGGATCAGTCTTCCAGTCAAGAGAGGATGTAG
- the SDE2 gene encoding splicing regulator SDE2 isoform X4 — protein sequence MALLVRDPLASRARPLPLPPGGGSVRGLLRDRARALNIPEESLYVKCNGRLVNDEDVLQNGAVYSLEPRLCGGKGGFGSMLRALGAQIEKTTNREACRDLSGRRLRDVNHEKASVICRMAEWVKQQAEREAEKEQRRLERLQRKLAEPKHFFTNPDYQQQCHDMAERLEDSVLKGLQATSSKIVSPESGDSRKRPGESGKNGTKSRKRRCFWLGLEGLDDHDSSDCEDDSEDDSPQASDGSCPSGSRYNENAGNSNECSSSSLDSVEDSPATSATEKPLEQPEGTGRDLQGGTHTGGQTEIPAEENSKMTKASSFEAQEKNEETQALKEEEQEDVSSKAQETKQLQSTRLWCRSDGKDNMTA from the exons ATGGCGCTGCTGGTGCGGGATCCCTTGGCCTCACGGGCGCGGCCCTTGCCGCTGCCCCCCGGCGGCGGGTCGGTGCGGGGCCTCCTCCGCGATCGCGCTCGGGCGCTG aaTATTCCTGAAGAAAGCTTGTATGTGAAATGTAACGGGCGACTGGTTAATGATGAAGATGTACTGCAGAATGGAGCCGTTTATAGTCTGGAGCCAAGACTTTGTGGTGGAAAAGGAG GGTTTGGATCTATGCTGCGAGCACTTGGTGCTCAGATTGAAAAGACAACAAATAGAGAGGCTTGCCGAGATCTCAGTGGAAGGAGACTTCGAGATGTCAATCACGAAAAAGC TTCTGTCATCTGCAGGATGGCTGAATGGGTGAAGCAGCAAGCAGAACGGgaagcagaaaaagagcaaaggcgCTTGGAAAGGCTGCAGCGGAAACTTGCGGAGCCAAAGCACTTTTTCACAAATCCTGACTACCAGCAGCAGTGTCATGACATGGCTGAGCGACTAGAAGACTCAGTCCTTAAAG GATTGCAGGCCACTTCAAGCAAAATAGTGTCACCAGAAAGTGGCGACAGTCGGAAGCGTCCGGGTGAATCTGGAAAGAATGGAACAAAATCTCGAAAAAGAAGATGTTTTTG GCTGGGATTGGAAGGATTGGATGATCACGACAGTTCGGATTGTGAGGATGACAGTGAAGATGACTCCCCTCAAGCATCTGACGGAAGTTGTCCATCAGGCAGCAGATATAATGAAAATGCTGGAAACTCGAATGAATGTTCAAGCAGCTCTCTGGATTCGGTAGAGGATAGTCCAGCTACCAGTGCAACTGAGAAACCCCTGGAGCAGCCAGAAGGTACTGGAAGAGATCTGCAAGGAGGGACACACACAGGTGGGCAAACTGAAATTCCAgctgaagaaaacagtaaaatgacAAAGGCCTCTTCCTTTGAGGCccaagaaaagaatgaagaaacCCAAGCTCTGAAAGAAGAGGAGCAAGAAGATGTTTCTTCCAAGGCACAGGAAACGAAGCAGTTACAAAGCACA
- the H3-3A gene encoding histone H3.3, which produces MARTKQTARKSTGGKAPRKQLATKAARKSAPSTGGVKKPHRYRPGTVALREIRRYQKSTELLIRKLPFQRLVREIAQDFKTDLRFQSAAIGALQEASEAYLVGLFEDTNLCAIHAKRVTIMPKDIQLARRIRGERA; this is translated from the exons ATGGCCCGCACCAAGCAGACGGCCCGCAAGTCCACCGGCGGCAAGGCGCCCCGCAAGCAGCTCGCCACCAAAGCCGCCCGCAAGAGCGCGCCCTCTACTGGCGGGGTGAAGAAGCCGCACCGCTACAG gccGGGTACCGTGGCTCTCCGTGAAATCAGGCGCTATCAAAAGTCTACCGAACTTTTGATCCGCAAACTTCCCTTCCAGCGCCTGGTGCGTGAAATTGCTCAGGACTTCAAAACAGACCTGCGCTTCCAGAGCGCTGCCATCGGTGCTTTGCAG GAGGCAAGTGAAGCCTACTTGGTTGGCCTGTTTGAAGATACCAACCTGTGTGCTATCCATGCCAAACGTGTCACAATCATGCCAAAAGATATCCAGCTAGCACGCCGCATACGTGGAGAGCGTGCCTAA